The Mercurialis annua linkage group LG2, ddMerAnnu1.2, whole genome shotgun sequence genome contains a region encoding:
- the LOC126668684 gene encoding protein FAR1-RELATED SEQUENCE 6-like, translating into MCGGWSFRVCGGSSLREKGFENKIIVQLEVIFILDESHNRSVLRDTTYTKNRAQKERWRRVFRHFLARRRVLDHEDRFCLHCDEVETGNHIVIYCHVAWKFWTDFLAKFGVMAWSIPGDISSFYYQWMGLANHKYRKLWVTVWFSIWEICKARNKLIFRDEVTSSKNLFFHCIDKGVIHYKYHNPHFIYGGNDVFRKQHYYSIIPTCQLVEQKELRKLCNPKCDSHFPSNRQLGFNSASLIPTPIPASPGLAEWIAMEEICLNNEPSFDEGNEYEVEEDCGVAEEDNGTIGSFSRKEPLPPTIGLEFDSFNEAYDSYNVYAKDQGFGIRVSNSWFRSKRKERYRAKLSCSSAGFKKKSEANNPRPETRTGCPAMIVIRLVDSERWRIVEVELGHNHSVSPQIKRFYKSHKKMIVAARKAQPPPDPVTEVHTIKLYRTAVDPCNEYLSIDKGGEGASVNCVDHSKHLELKEGDAHALYNYFCRMKLTNPNFFYLMDFDDDGRLRNVFWAGARSRSAYGYFCDTVAIDTTCLANKSEIPLISFVGVNHHGQSILLGCGFLGHESVECFSWIFRAWLKCMQGRPPEVIITDQCKPLQNAVSEVFPQARHSYSLWYIMQRLPEKLGGLKGFEGIKERLNKAVYNSLKIAEFETSWNELIRCHGLTDNKWLQTLYEERERWVPVYLKDISFAGMIPITENESCSAFFDGYVHKHTSFKEFVDKYDLALHRKHLKEAMADMESRKSSFELKTRCNFEVQLSKVYTKEIFKKFQSEVEHMYSCFNTRQVSVNGPIMTYIVKERVEVEGNEKEVKHFEVLYETSQVDIRCICSLFNYKGYLCRHALNVLNYNGVEEIPSRYILPRWCKDFKGLCVSDNGSCDIDMYNPVYWSSHLYKRGVPIVEEGSQLPDRYRIASQELEDLLSKLNIMEN; encoded by the exons ATGTGCGGCGGGTGGAGCTTTAGGGTTTGTGGGGGGAGCAGTTTGAGAGAGAAGg gttttgaaaataaaattatagtacaGCTTGAGGTTATTTTTATACTTGATGAATCACACAACAGATCTGTGCTCCGGGATACTACGTACACCAAAAATAGAGCTCAAAAAGAACGCTGGAGGAGGGTCTTTAGGC ACTTTCTTGCTAGGCGTCGAGTTCTTGACCATGAGGATCGGTTTTGCCTTCACTGTGATGAGGTTGAAACGGGTAATcacattgttatttattgtcatgTGGCTTGGAAATTTTGGACTGATTTTCTTGCAAAATTTGGTGTTATGGCTTGGTCGATTCCGGGAGATATTTCAAGCTTTTATTATCAGTGGATGGGTTTAGCGAATCACAAATATAGGAAGCTTTGGGTAACTGTTTGGTTTAGCATTTGGGAGATATGTAAAGCTAGAAACAAATTAATCTTTCGCGATGAGGTTACAAGCTCCAagaatttgttttttcattGTATTGATAAGGGTGTGATTCATTATAAATATCACAACCCTCATTTTATTTATGGTGGTAACGATGTTTTCCG AAAACAGCATTACTATAGTATAATCCCCACGTGTCAGCTCGTCGAGCAGAAAGAGCTACGGAAGCTCTGTAATCCCAAGTGTGACTCGCACTTTCCTTCAAATCGCCAACTCGGATTCAACTCAGCTTCTTTAATCCCAACGCCAATTCCTGCCTCACCGGGTCTGGCCGAGTGGATCGCT ATGGAAGAAATTTGTCTCAATAACGAGCCATCGTTTGATGAAGGCAACGAGTATGAGGTTGAGGAAGACTGTGGGGTAGCGGAGGAGGACAATGGTACTATCGGAAGTTTTTCGAGGAAAGAACCCCTCCCACCGACCATTGGATTGGAGTTTGATTCTTTCAATGAAGCTTATGATTCTTACAATGTTTATGCCAAGGATCAAGGATTTGGAATCAGAGTGAGCAATTCCTGGTTTAGATCAAAGAGAAAGGAGAGATATAGAGCGAAACTTAGTTGCAGTAGTGCAGGTTTTAAGAAAAAGAGCGAAGCAAACAATCCACGACCCGAAACAAGAACGGGTTGCCCTGCAATGATAGTCATTAGGCTCGTGGACTCAGAAAGGTGGAGAATAGTTGAAGTTGAGCTCGGACACAACCATTCAGTGAGTCCTCAAATTAAAAGGTTTTATAAGTCTCATAAAAAAATGATTGTTGCTGCCAGAAAAGCACAACCACCGCCAGATCCTGTAACAGAAGTACATACAATCAAGTTGTATCGAACAGCTGTGGACCCGTGTAATGAATACTTAAGTATTGATAAAGGAGGAGAGGGTGCCAGTGTTAATTGTGTTGATCACTCGAAACATCTGGAACTTAAAGAAGGAGATGCACATGCGCTATATAATTACTTTTGTCGCATGAAGCTGACGAATCCAAACTTCTTCTACTTGATGGATTTTGACGATGATGGGCGCCTGAGAAACGTGTTTTGGGCTGGTGCTAGATCTAGGTCTGCATATGGTTATTTTTGTGATACAGTTGCAATTGATACAACATGCTTGGCCAACAAATCTGAGATCCCTCTAATTTCATTTGTCGGCGTGAACCACCACGGGCAATCAATACTATTAGGCTGTGGGTTTCTCGGCCACGAGTCAGTTGAATGTTTCTCCTGGATCTTCAGGGCATGGCTTAAATGCATGCAAGGCCGTCCTCCGGAGGTTATCATTACTGATCAGTGCAAACCCTTGCAAAATGCCGTGTCCGAGGTGTTCCCTCAGGCTCGTCATTCTTATAGTCTATGGTACATAATGCAGAGACTTCCAGAGAAGTTGGGAGGGTTGAAGGGATTTGAAGGCATCAAAGAACGACTGAACAAAGCCGTCTATAATTCCCTAAAGATAGCTGAGTTTGAAACTTCTTGGAATGAATTGATCAGGTGTCATGGACTCACCGATAATAAATGGCTGCAAACATTATACGAAGAGCGAGAACGGTGGGTCCCAGTTTATTTGAAAGACATTTCTTTTGCAGGAATGATCCCCATTACAGAAAATGAGAGCTGTAGTGCTTTTTTTGATGGTTATGTACATAAGCATACATCATTTAAGGAATTTGTTGATAAGTATGATTTAGCCCTACACAGGAAGCACCTTAAAGAAGCCATGGCAGATATGGAGTCGAGAAAATCAAGCTTTGAGTTAAAAACAAGATGCAATTTCGAGGTACAGCTCTCTAAAGTATACACTAAAGAGATTTTCAAGAAGTTCCAGTCTGAGGTTGAGCATATGTACTCTTGCTTTAACACAAGACAGGTGAGTGTGAATGGCCCAATAATGACCTACATTGTTAAAGAACGAGTTGAAGTTGAAGGAAACGAGAAGGAGGTTAAACATTTTGAGGTTTTGTACGAGACTAGCCAGGTCGATATCCGATGTATATGCAGCTTGTTTAATTACAAAGGTTATTTATGCAGGCACGCTTTAAATGTTCTTAACTATAATGGTGTCGAAGAAATACCTTCCCGCTACATCTTGCCGCGTTGGTGTAAAGATTTCAAGGGTTTGTGTGTGTCAGATAATGGTTCATGTGATATCGACATGTACAATCCAGTTTACTGGTCAAGTCATTTGTATAAACGTGGTGTTCCGATTGTAGAAGAAGGATCACAATTACCGGATCGTTATAGGATTGCATCACAGGAATTAGAGGATCTGTTGAGCAAACTAAATATTATGGAGAACTAG
- the LOC126668037 gene encoding vesicle-associated membrane protein 711 encodes MAILYALVARGSVVLAEFSATATNASSVSRQILEKIPGNDDSNVSYSQDRFIFHVKRTDGLSVLCMADDTAGRRIPFAFLEDIHQRFVRTYARAVHSAQAYAMNDEFSRVLSQQMEYYSNDPNADRINRLKGEMSQVRNVMIENIDKVLERGDRLELLVDKTANMQGNTFRFRKQARRFRNTVWWRNVKLTIALILLILVIIYVVLAFVCNGLTLPSCLK; translated from the exons ATGGCGATACTATATGCGCTGGTTGCCAGAGGATCGGTGGTTCTAGCGGAGTTCTCGGCGACGGCGACAAACGCCAGCTCTGTATCCCGGCAAATATTGGAGAAAATTCCCGGGAATGATGACAGTAATGTCTCTTATTCTCAGGATCGCTTTATTTTTCACGTCAAACGCACCGATGGACTTTCCGTTCTCTGTATGGCCGACGACACCGCCGGAA GGAGAATTCCGTTTGCTTTTCTTGAGGACATTCATCAGAGATTTGTGAGGACTTATGCCCGTGCTGTTCATTCAGCTCAGGCTTATGCTATGAATGATGAATTTTCTAGGGTTTTAAGCCAGCAAATGGAGTATTATTCTAATGATCCTAATGCTGACCGGATTAATAGACTTAAAGGTGAAATGAGTCAG GTGCGAAATGTTATGATTGAAAATATTGACAAAGTTTTAGAGAGAGGTGATCGTTTGGAATTGCTGGTTGACAAAACTGCGAATATGCAAGGGAACACCTTCCGTTTCAGAAAGCAAGCTCGTCGTTTCCGAAATACTGTATGGTGGAGAAATGTTAAGCTTAC GATTGCGTTAATACTCCTCATTCTGGTGATTATTTACGTCGTACTGGCTTTTGTATGCAATGGACTTACATTACCTAGCTGCTTGAAGTGA